A genomic region of Capra hircus breed San Clemente chromosome 21, ASM170441v1, whole genome shotgun sequence contains the following coding sequences:
- the LOC102178217 gene encoding cholesterol 24-hydroxylase: MPGPDPDPGQAGPGAMSPGLLMLLGSAVLVVFGLCCTFVHRARSRYEHIPGPPRPSFLLGHLPYFWKKDEVCGRVLQDVFLDWAKKYGPVVRVNVFHKTSVIVTSPESVKKFLMSTKYNKDSKMYHAIQTVFGERLFGQGLVSECDYERWHKQRRVMDLAFSRSSLVGLMGTFNEKAEQLVEILEAQADGQTPVSMQDMLTCATMDILAKAAFGIETSMLLGAQKPLSQKVKLILEGISASRNTLAKFMPGKWKQLRETRESVRFLRQVGKEWVQRRREALQRGEDVPADILTQILKAEEGAQDDEILLDNFVTFFIAGHETSANHLAFTVMELSRQPEILARLQAEVDEVIGSKRHLDCEDLGRLQYLSQVLKESLRLYPPAWGTFRLLEEETLIDGVRVPGNTPLLFSTYVMGRMDTYFEDPLTFNPDRFGPKAPKPKFTYFPFSLGPRSCIGQQFAQMEVKVVMAKLLQRLEFRLVPGQRFGLQEQATLKPLDPVLCTLQPRGWQPAPPPPPC, translated from the exons ATGCCCGGCCCCGACCCCGACCCCGGCCAGGCCGGCCCGGGAGCCATGAGCCccgggctgctgatgctgcttgGCAGCGCCGTCCTGGTCGTCTTCGGCCTCTGCTGCACCTTCGTGCACCGCGCTCGCAGCCGCTACGAGCACATCCCCGGGCCGCCGCGGCCCAG TTTCCTTCTAGGACACCTCCCCTACTTTTGGAAAAAGGATGAGGTTTGTGGCCGCGTGCTCCAAGATGTGTTTTTGGATTG GGCTAAGAAGTACGGGCCCGTTGTCCGGGTCaatgtcttccacaaaacctcgGTCATCGTCACGAGCCCCGAGTCGGTCAAG AAGTTCCTGATGTCAACCAAGTACAACAAGGACTCCAAGATGTACCACGCGATCCAGACTGTGTTTGGCGAGAG GCTGTTTGGCCAAGGCTTGGTGTCCGAATGTGACTATGAGCGCTGGCACAAACAGCGGAGGGTCATGGACCTGGCCTTCAGCCGGAG CTCCTTGGTTGGCTTGATGGGAACGTTCAATGAGAAAGCAGAACAGCTGGTGGAGATCCTGGAAGCCCAAGCGGATGGTCAGACCCCAGTGTCCATGCAAGACATGCTGACCTGTGCCACCATGGACATCCTGGCCAAG GCAGCTTTTGGGATAGAGACCAGCATGCTGCTGGGTGCCCAGAAGCCTCTGTCTCAGAAAGTGAAACTGATCCTGGAGGGCATCAGCGCATCCCGGAACACTCTGGCGAAG TTTATGCCGGGGAAGTGGAAGCAGCTTCGGGAGACCCGGGAGAGCGTCCGCTTCCTGCGCCAGGTCGGCAAGGAGTGGGTCCAGCGGCGCCGCGAGGCCCTGCAGAGGGGGGAGGACGTGCCGGCCGACATCCTCACGCAGATCCTCAAAG CTGAAGAGGGGGCCCAGGACGACGAGATCCTGCTGGACAACTTTGTCACCTTCTTCATCGCTG gtCACGAGACTTCTGCCAATCACTTGGCGTTCACGGTGATGGAGCTGTCGCGCCAGCCCGAGATCTTGGCAAG GCTGCAGGCCGAGGTGGACGAGGTCATTGGGTCCAAGAGGCACCTTGACTGCGAGGACCTGGGGAGACTGCAATACCTGTCTCAG GTCCTTAAAGAGTCGCTGAGGCTGTACCCGCCTGCGTGGGGCACCTTCCGTCTGCTGGAGGAGGAGACCTTGATTGACGGTGTCCGAGTCCCCGGCAACACACCGCTCCTG TTCAGCACCTACGTCATGGGGCGGATGGACACATACTTTGAGGACCCTCTGACTTTCAACCCGGATCGCTTTGGCCCCAAAGCACCCAA GCCCAAGTTCACCTACTTCCCCTTCTCCCTGGGACCCCGCTCCTGCATCGGGCAGCAGTTTGCTCAG ATGGAGGTGAAGGTGGTCATGGCCAAGCTGCTGCAGAGGCTGGAGTTCCGGCTGGTGCCCGGGCAGCGATTCGGGCTGCAGGAGCAGGCCACACTCAAGCCGCTGGACCCTGTGCTGTGCACGCTGCAGCCCCGGGGCTGGCAGccggcgcccccgcccccgccctgctGA